From the Senegalimassilia faecalis genome, one window contains:
- a CDS encoding DEAD/DEAH box helicase, translated as MYLRIEGQDIASFMASAAWRAWLYYPASAVDGTDRDRILLDGGMGLRECQDMLEAIMEADGHGVEVAVDPSFGAFVNAGETYIRERSEVGLAIKAQTAEGIADDPQLGPRFREFRDVVNASMVRPLRDRQMLDAFFMATVGRAADFSVPGAGKTATVLGVFAYLRHLGLARRIVVVCPKNGFESWEKEWVATFGDKLPLSCFSLGDPAIAAMSTERRRNALSLDSGACNLFTFNYESLSGYVRELHAIIPDQTLLVFDEVHRVKAIGGRRAEAALEAADGAKFVIALTGTPIPNTYQDIYNLLHILYPEDYDTFFGYEPGELRAPDADLQASLNDSLAPFFCRTNKDELGVPRPEPDEIVEVEATPDEDTLLRVLYASCPNALARIIRTLQLESDPEMLCSAVDPGDLEYVLDQVGDDYSDIDYVDFSQTFYEAIERSRPSSKLVACERLVERIVAEGRPVIVWCIFVRSISNLRRDLAAMGIPAEAIYGATPQEERREILDDFRAGRFRVLVTNPQTLAESVSLHSVCHDAVYFEYSYNLVHLLQSKDRIHRLGLPDDQKTRYYFMREKFMRDGRELSLDAVIYDRLKEKEQTMLDAIDRGCLEGGYLDDEDLRIVFERLLGEDAKSLEY; from the coding sequence ATGTACCTGCGCATCGAGGGGCAAGACATCGCCTCGTTCATGGCCTCGGCCGCATGGCGCGCCTGGCTGTACTACCCGGCGAGCGCCGTCGACGGCACCGATCGCGACCGCATCCTACTCGACGGCGGCATGGGCCTTCGCGAGTGCCAGGACATGCTCGAGGCGATCATGGAGGCCGACGGCCACGGCGTCGAGGTCGCGGTTGACCCGAGCTTCGGCGCCTTCGTGAACGCCGGCGAGACCTACATCCGCGAGCGCTCCGAGGTGGGGTTGGCCATCAAGGCGCAGACCGCCGAGGGCATCGCCGACGACCCCCAGCTGGGGCCGCGCTTCCGGGAGTTCCGCGACGTAGTGAACGCCTCGATGGTGCGTCCCCTGCGCGACCGGCAGATGCTCGACGCCTTCTTCATGGCGACGGTTGGGCGCGCGGCCGACTTCTCGGTGCCCGGCGCCGGCAAGACCGCGACGGTGCTCGGCGTGTTCGCCTACCTTCGCCATTTGGGGCTCGCGCGCCGCATCGTGGTGGTTTGCCCCAAGAACGGCTTCGAGTCGTGGGAGAAGGAGTGGGTCGCCACCTTCGGGGATAAGCTGCCTTTGAGCTGCTTCTCGCTGGGAGACCCCGCCATAGCGGCGATGTCGACCGAGCGCAGGCGCAACGCGCTGTCGCTCGACAGCGGCGCGTGCAACCTGTTCACGTTCAACTACGAGTCGCTCTCGGGCTACGTGCGGGAGCTGCATGCCATCATCCCCGACCAGACCCTGCTCGTCTTCGACGAGGTGCACCGGGTGAAGGCCATCGGCGGCAGGCGCGCGGAAGCCGCGCTCGAGGCGGCCGACGGCGCGAAGTTCGTGATCGCCCTTACGGGAACGCCCATCCCGAACACCTACCAGGACATCTACAACCTGCTGCACATCCTGTACCCCGAGGACTACGACACGTTCTTCGGCTACGAGCCGGGCGAGCTCCGCGCGCCCGATGCGGACCTCCAGGCAAGCCTCAACGACAGCCTGGCGCCCTTCTTCTGCCGAACGAACAAGGACGAGCTCGGCGTGCCGCGCCCGGAGCCCGACGAGATCGTGGAGGTCGAGGCGACGCCCGATGAGGACACATTGCTGCGAGTCCTGTACGCGTCTTGCCCCAACGCGCTCGCGAGGATCATACGCACCCTGCAGCTCGAGAGCGACCCCGAGATGCTCTGCTCTGCAGTGGACCCAGGCGACCTCGAGTACGTGCTCGACCAGGTCGGCGATGACTACTCGGATATCGACTACGTCGACTTCTCGCAGACGTTCTACGAGGCCATCGAGCGAAGCCGCCCGAGCTCGAAGCTCGTGGCGTGCGAGCGGCTCGTGGAGCGCATCGTCGCCGAAGGCCGCCCCGTCATAGTATGGTGCATCTTCGTACGCAGCATCAGCAACCTCCGCCGCGACCTCGCCGCCATGGGGATTCCGGCAGAGGCGATCTACGGCGCCACGCCACAGGAAGAGAGACGCGAGATTCTGGACGACTTCCGCGCGGGGCGCTTCAGGGTGCTCGTGACCAACCCGCAGACGCTTGCCGAGTCGGTCTCTCTGCACAGCGTCTGCCACGACGCGGTGTATTTCGAGTACAGCTACAACTTGGTGCACCTGCTGCAGTCAAAGGACCGCATACACCGTCTGGGCCTGCCCGACGACCAGAAGACGCGCTACTACTTCATGCGCGAGAAGTTCATGCGCGACGGCAGGGAGCTATCCCTCGACGCCGTGATCTACGACCGCTTGAAGGAGAAGGAGCAGACGATGCTCGACGCCATCGACCGCGGCTGCCTTGAGGGCGGCTACCTCGATGACGAGGACCTGCGTATCGTCTTCGAGCGCCTGCTGGGAGAAGATGCCAAGAGCCTGGAATACTAA
- a CDS encoding chorismate mutase encodes MSDQNSSFEQIQEHRAKIDEIDRQIVALLNKRAGHSLVIRGLKPGARMGLYDPKREEEIFEKVDSFNEGPLYNDNLREIYSTILKVMKETPSA; translated from the coding sequence ATGTCTGATCAGAACAGCTCGTTCGAGCAGATCCAGGAACATCGTGCCAAGATCGACGAAATCGACCGTCAGATCGTCGCGCTGCTGAACAAGCGCGCCGGTCACTCGCTGGTCATTCGCGGTCTGAAGCCCGGTGCGCGTATGGGTCTGTATGACCCGAAGCGCGAGGAGGAGATTTTCGAGAAGGTTGACAGCTTCAACGAAGGGCCGCTCTATAACGACAACCTCCGCGAGATTTACAGCACTATCCTGAAGGTCATGAAGGAGACTCCGTCGGCATGA
- the guaA gene encoding glutamine-hydrolyzing GMP synthase has protein sequence MSTASSTTSQKVAVFDFGAQYGQLIARRVRDLHVYSEIVPCDITADEVREMAPAAIILSGGPASVNAEDAPRVDPAIYELGVPILGFCYGHQVTSVTLGGSVYHPEVGEYGPAELHVSGGALFKGTPADQTVWMSHFDAVKDVPSGFSVVASTDVCPVAAMECPERKIYTTQFHPEVKHTQFGNQMLKNFLFDICGLEPNWTMDNLVETLTADFREKVGSDRVILALSGGVDSSVVAALGARAVGKQMTCVFVNHGLLRKGEPEQVEDVFTKQFDVDFIHVHAEERYAKLLDGVTDPEQKRRIIGTQFWEEFFTVAQQLDGVKYLAQGTIYPDIIESGARKTGGKAATIKSHHNLIPFPEGVHFDLIEPLDHFFKDEVRALGTALGLPDHIVHRQPFPGPGLAIRIIGAVSPEKLEILKNADAIVREELDAYNQRLFEETGERNSEHSCWQYFAVLPDIKSVGVMGDERTYQRPIILRAVESSDAMTADWAKLPYDLLAKISSRIVAEVPGANRVCYDITPKPPATIEWE, from the coding sequence GTGAGCACCGCATCGTCCACCACCAGCCAGAAAGTCGCCGTGTTCGACTTCGGCGCGCAATACGGGCAGCTGATCGCCCGCCGCGTGCGCGATTTGCACGTGTACTCCGAAATCGTACCGTGCGACATCACCGCCGACGAGGTGCGCGAGATGGCGCCTGCAGCCATCATCCTGTCCGGCGGCCCGGCCTCCGTCAACGCCGAGGACGCGCCGCGCGTCGACCCTGCCATCTACGAGCTGGGCGTGCCGATCCTGGGCTTTTGCTACGGCCATCAGGTGACCTCCGTCACCTTGGGCGGCAGCGTGTACCATCCCGAGGTGGGCGAATACGGCCCCGCCGAGCTGCACGTCTCCGGCGGCGCGCTGTTCAAGGGCACGCCGGCCGATCAAACCGTGTGGATGAGCCATTTCGATGCCGTGAAGGACGTTCCCTCAGGCTTTTCCGTAGTCGCCTCCACCGACGTGTGCCCCGTGGCCGCCATGGAGTGCCCCGAGCGCAAGATCTACACCACGCAGTTCCACCCCGAGGTCAAGCACACCCAGTTCGGCAACCAGATGCTCAAGAACTTCCTGTTCGACATCTGCGGCCTTGAGCCGAACTGGACCATGGACAACCTGGTGGAAACCCTGACCGCCGACTTCCGCGAGAAGGTCGGCTCCGACCGCGTCATCCTGGCCCTTTCGGGCGGCGTCGACTCCTCCGTGGTGGCCGCGCTGGGCGCTCGCGCCGTCGGCAAGCAGATGACCTGCGTGTTCGTCAACCACGGCCTGCTGCGCAAGGGCGAGCCCGAGCAGGTCGAGGACGTGTTCACCAAGCAGTTCGACGTCGACTTCATCCACGTTCACGCCGAAGAGCGCTACGCCAAGCTGCTCGACGGCGTCACCGACCCCGAGCAGAAGCGCCGCATCATCGGCACGCAGTTCTGGGAGGAGTTCTTCACCGTGGCCCAGCAGCTCGACGGCGTGAAGTACCTGGCCCAGGGCACCATCTACCCCGACATCATCGAGTCCGGCGCGCGCAAGACGGGCGGCAAGGCGGCAACTATCAAAAGCCACCACAACCTCATCCCGTTCCCCGAGGGCGTGCATTTCGATCTGATCGAGCCGCTTGACCACTTCTTCAAGGACGAGGTGCGCGCGCTGGGCACGGCGCTGGGCCTGCCCGATCACATCGTGCATCGCCAGCCGTTCCCCGGCCCTGGCCTGGCCATCCGCATCATCGGCGCGGTTTCCCCTGAGAAGCTTGAGATCTTGAAGAACGCCGACGCCATCGTGCGCGAGGAGCTTGACGCGTACAACCAGCGCCTGTTCGAGGAAACCGGCGAGCGCAATTCCGAGCACAGCTGCTGGCAGTATTTCGCCGTGCTGCCCGACATCAAGTCGGTGGGCGTCATGGGCGATGAGCGCACCTACCAGCGCCCCATCATCCTGCGCGCCGTGGAAAGCTCCGACGCCATGACCGCCGACTGGGCGAAGCTGCCCTACGATCTGCTGGCGAAGATCTCCAGCCGCATCGTGGCCGAGGTGCCTGGCGCCAACCGCGTGTGCTACGACATCACCCCCAAGCCCCCCGCGACGATTGAGTGGGAGTAG
- a CDS encoding plasmid mobilization protein, whose product MPCENSARKRSKTMAFRCTPEEHKLICEMAAWSGMSRQDYIIAKLTDTQVEVRPSVSVQKALKDSMAELSKEVRLAASYGELSESLQQRIELVMRFFLALGEGVEAPVTEAPPQTSHLEEPTTSVMDAGSDTASIFEMGRM is encoded by the coding sequence ATGCCGTGCGAGAACAGCGCCCGCAAGCGCAGCAAGACGATGGCGTTTCGCTGCACGCCCGAGGAGCACAAGCTCATATGCGAGATGGCAGCCTGGAGCGGCATGAGCAGGCAGGACTACATCATCGCCAAGCTCACCGATACCCAGGTCGAGGTGAGGCCCTCTGTAAGCGTGCAGAAGGCGTTGAAGGACTCGATGGCGGAGTTGTCCAAGGAAGTACGGCTGGCGGCCTCCTACGGCGAGCTGAGCGAGTCCCTGCAGCAGAGGATCGAGCTCGTGATGAGGTTCTTCCTGGCGCTCGGCGAGGGGGTTGAGGCACCAGTGACGGAAGCGCCACCGCAAACCTCGCATTTGGAAGAGCCGACAACATCCGTCATGGATGCGGGCTCCGACACCGCAAGCATCTTCGAGATGGGGCGCATGTAA
- a CDS encoding site-specific integrase translates to MPVYKDGNNGTFYVQCYYRDARGSKRHKTKRGFSSEVEAAVWESQFKSLNGGAMDMTFSEFVEVYASEVKPRVREHTWITKEYIINDKLVPFFGDMRMCDVRPIDLIRWQNELTEHRDADGKPWAPTYLRTVNNQLNAIFNHAERYYGLTDNPVRRVDKIGSKKGGEMQFWTKDEYLRFSEAVMDKPLSFHAFELLYWTGIRCGELLALTPSDFMLDSSRLRINKSYQSLHGVDTVTDPKTPKSVRTIVMPAFLRDEMADFIEMRDDVAPDERLFAVTKHFLAHEMERGCKASGVKRIRIHDIRHSHVSLLIEMGFSALAIAERMGHEAVDITYRYAHLFPTKQDEMAAALDGARG, encoded by the coding sequence ATGCCCGTGTACAAGGATGGCAACAACGGCACGTTCTACGTGCAGTGCTACTACCGCGACGCCCGCGGCTCGAAGCGCCACAAGACGAAGCGCGGCTTCTCCTCCGAGGTGGAGGCCGCAGTGTGGGAGAGCCAGTTCAAGAGCCTTAACGGCGGGGCCATGGACATGACGTTCTCCGAGTTCGTCGAGGTGTACGCCTCCGAGGTGAAGCCGCGCGTACGCGAGCACACGTGGATCACCAAGGAGTACATCATCAACGACAAGCTCGTGCCGTTCTTCGGAGACATGCGCATGTGCGACGTGAGGCCGATCGACCTCATCAGGTGGCAAAACGAGCTCACCGAGCACCGGGACGCCGACGGGAAGCCCTGGGCGCCGACGTACCTGCGCACGGTGAACAACCAACTGAACGCCATCTTCAACCACGCCGAGCGCTACTACGGCCTCACCGACAACCCGGTGCGCAGGGTCGACAAGATAGGCTCGAAGAAGGGCGGCGAGATGCAGTTCTGGACCAAGGACGAGTACCTGAGGTTCAGCGAGGCGGTCATGGACAAGCCGCTGTCGTTCCACGCCTTCGAGCTGCTGTACTGGACGGGCATACGCTGCGGCGAGCTCCTGGCGCTCACGCCGTCCGACTTCATGCTGGATAGCTCGCGGCTGCGCATCAACAAGTCGTACCAGAGCCTCCACGGCGTGGACACCGTGACCGACCCCAAGACGCCCAAGTCCGTGCGCACGATCGTCATGCCCGCCTTCCTTCGCGACGAGATGGCGGACTTCATCGAGATGCGCGACGACGTCGCCCCCGACGAGCGCCTGTTCGCCGTGACCAAGCACTTCCTGGCCCACGAGATGGAGCGCGGGTGCAAGGCGTCGGGCGTGAAGCGCATCCGCATACACGACATACGCCACAGCCACGTGAGCCTGCTGATCGAGATGGGCTTCTCCGCGCTGGCCATCGCCGAGCGCATGGGCCACGAGGCGGTGGACATCACCTACCGCTACGCGCACCTGTTCCCCACGAAGCAGGACGAGATGGCCGCCGCGCTCGATGGAGCGAGGGGGTAA
- a CDS encoding DUF262 domain-containing protein: MDAGKSTISGVFNGSRLLEIPFYQRAYVWGEEQWERFLGDMEFVTASKRPYFLGSIILKQASSGNTWSEVSEVRTVIDGQQRLTTMVIFFKALCARIDADRLFERDFVLETGEVALRHGKYDRQDFEKVVSATGCEPVEGSSSIVLAYNYFLKNIDPEKVDRNTIKSNVQFVCIDLTEGEDEQQIFDTINSLGVRLTTAELLKNYFFNRENEQAFKECWEDVFEPTAEKREYWEQEVVTGRIKRTLVDLFFDAFLQILVQDKKRGVTTEDKLFYSRTSNLFQSYKDFIGRYCNGDKDEILDSMKAYAEVFESTFDPGYCDADIPSAPGVERLNVLIFGLKNSTLIPYVLYVRKNAESSGEESEVFALLESYIVRRTLVQATTKNYNRLFTSLILNEVKDAETLRKALEANEEATTYMPGDDEVRRAFEESCLYNLQSKGVLYLLESAIRPGMSSTALLGFNQYTLEHMMPKKWRNKWGALDDEAATRRDRKLLTLGNLAIITHSLNASIRDADWPTKKQGKGYKDGLALCAAGLATMAGALEKESWDEGDIADRAEWLADKALEVWR; this comes from the coding sequence ATGGATGCAGGAAAATCTACGATAAGCGGCGTGTTCAACGGATCGCGCCTGCTCGAAATACCTTTCTACCAAAGGGCGTACGTCTGGGGAGAAGAGCAATGGGAGCGCTTCCTCGGCGACATGGAGTTCGTCACGGCTTCGAAGCGACCTTATTTCCTGGGCTCGATCATCCTGAAGCAAGCCTCCTCCGGCAACACTTGGTCCGAGGTGTCCGAGGTTCGCACAGTCATCGACGGCCAGCAGCGCCTCACGACCATGGTCATCTTCTTCAAGGCACTCTGCGCGAGAATCGACGCCGATAGGCTGTTCGAGCGAGATTTCGTCCTGGAGACCGGCGAAGTCGCCTTGAGACATGGCAAGTACGACCGGCAGGATTTCGAGAAGGTCGTCAGCGCCACGGGCTGCGAGCCTGTCGAGGGCTCCTCGTCCATCGTCCTTGCCTACAACTATTTCCTCAAGAACATCGACCCAGAGAAGGTCGACAGGAACACGATCAAGTCGAACGTCCAGTTCGTCTGCATCGATCTCACCGAGGGCGAGGACGAGCAGCAGATATTCGACACCATCAACTCGCTCGGGGTGCGCCTGACGACGGCGGAGCTCCTCAAGAACTACTTCTTCAACCGCGAGAACGAGCAGGCGTTCAAGGAGTGCTGGGAGGACGTCTTCGAACCCACGGCGGAGAAGAGGGAGTATTGGGAGCAGGAGGTCGTTACCGGGCGCATCAAGCGCACGCTCGTCGACCTGTTCTTCGACGCGTTCCTCCAGATCCTGGTTCAGGACAAGAAGCGCGGCGTCACGACCGAGGACAAGCTCTTCTATTCGCGCACGTCCAACCTCTTCCAGTCCTACAAGGACTTCATCGGCAGGTACTGCAACGGAGACAAGGACGAGATCCTCGACAGCATGAAGGCGTATGCCGAGGTGTTCGAGTCCACGTTCGACCCCGGCTACTGCGACGCGGACATCCCCTCCGCTCCCGGCGTCGAGCGCCTGAACGTGCTGATATTCGGCCTCAAGAACTCGACGCTCATCCCGTACGTGCTCTACGTTCGCAAGAACGCGGAGTCTTCGGGCGAGGAATCCGAGGTCTTCGCCCTGCTTGAGAGCTACATCGTCCGCCGAACGCTGGTTCAGGCGACCACGAAGAACTACAACAGGCTGTTCACCTCGCTGATCCTGAACGAGGTGAAGGACGCGGAGACGCTGAGGAAGGCTCTTGAAGCAAACGAAGAGGCGACGACGTACATGCCCGGCGATGACGAGGTTCGAAGGGCGTTCGAGGAATCGTGTCTGTACAACCTTCAGTCCAAGGGCGTTCTCTATCTGCTGGAAAGCGCCATTCGCCCAGGCATGAGCAGCACGGCCCTGCTCGGGTTCAACCAGTACACCCTCGAACACATGATGCCCAAGAAGTGGCGCAACAAATGGGGAGCCCTCGACGATGAGGCTGCCACGCGAAGGGACAGGAAGCTCCTCACGCTCGGCAACCTCGCCATCATCACGCATTCGCTCAACGCCTCCATCCGCGATGCCGATTGGCCCACCAAGAAGCAGGGAAAGGGATACAAGGACGGTCTTGCCCTCTGCGCCGCCGGCCTTGCGACCATGGCCGGCGCCCTGGAGAAGGAGTCTTGGGACGAGGGCGATATCGCCGATCGCGCCGAATGGCTTGCGGACAAGGCGTTGGAGGTCTGGCGTTAA
- a CDS encoding undecaprenyl-diphosphate phosphatase produces the protein MIIEALKSLLIGIVEGVTEWLPISSTGHMIIVDDFVQLQVSPEFLALFLVVIQIGAILAVLTLYFHKLNPVSPRKTADEKCATWRLWGMVAIGCIPAAVIGILFDDWVNAHFYNKVCVAAMLILYGVVFIVLERRNRRRLGECHRAIESERAQPTMPRGRHARMQPLAATAASSADIEADAERRMFRIADVDHIDWKTALKIGCFQVLAIIPGTSRSGATIIGGMLCGCSRTAAAEFTFFLAIPIMFGWGLVKCLKFVAAGLVMTQTEIVVLVVGIVSAFVMSVVSIKFLMGYIKRNDFTAFGWYRIIVGVLVLGVFALQMAGVLA, from the coding sequence ATGATTATCGAAGCGCTGAAATCCCTGCTCATCGGCATTGTCGAGGGCGTTACCGAATGGCTGCCCATCTCATCGACGGGCCACATGATCATCGTCGACGACTTCGTGCAGCTGCAGGTGTCGCCGGAATTCCTCGCGCTGTTCCTCGTCGTCATCCAAATCGGCGCCATCCTGGCCGTGCTCACGTTGTACTTTCACAAGCTCAACCCGGTAAGCCCTCGCAAAACCGCAGATGAGAAGTGTGCAACGTGGCGTTTGTGGGGCATGGTTGCCATCGGTTGCATCCCGGCGGCCGTCATCGGCATCCTGTTCGACGACTGGGTGAACGCCCACTTCTACAATAAGGTGTGCGTGGCGGCCATGCTCATCCTGTACGGCGTGGTGTTCATCGTGCTCGAGCGCCGCAACCGTCGCCGCCTGGGCGAATGTCACCGCGCCATCGAGTCCGAGCGCGCGCAGCCCACCATGCCGCGCGGTCGCCACGCGCGCATGCAACCGCTTGCGGCCACGGCGGCATCTAGCGCCGACATCGAGGCCGATGCGGAGCGCCGCATGTTCCGCATCGCCGACGTCGACCACATCGACTGGAAAACGGCGCTGAAAATCGGCTGCTTCCAGGTGCTGGCCATCATCCCCGGCACGTCGCGTTCCGGCGCCACCATCATCGGCGGCATGCTGTGCGGCTGCAGCCGAACCGCGGCGGCCGAGTTCACGTTCTTCCTGGCCATCCCTATCATGTTCGGCTGGGGCCTGGTGAAATGCCTGAAGTTCGTGGCGGCCGGTCTGGTCATGACGCAAACCGAGATCGTCGTGCTCGTCGTCGGCATCGTCTCGGCGTTCGTTATGTCGGTCGTGTCCATCAAATTCCTCATGGGCTACATCAAGCGCAACGACTTCACGGCGTTCGGCTGGTACCGCATCATTGTCGGCGTGCTGGTGCTCGGCGTGTTCGCCTTGCAGATGGCGGGCGTGCTGGCATAA
- a CDS encoding helix-turn-helix domain-containing protein produces MSVGKNIRRYRKSRGMTQAQLAEAVGLTEGAVRHYESGIRAVKPELLESISAALGVSVNALKDYGVETAGDLMSLLVRLEDSFGIVPSADGTGLSLNPKAPHAPKAATAIELWAEKRAQLENGEIDADEYEDWKASL; encoded by the coding sequence ATGTCCGTAGGCAAAAACATAAGGCGGTACCGCAAGTCGCGCGGCATGACGCAGGCTCAACTCGCCGAGGCCGTCGGCCTGACCGAGGGGGCCGTGCGCCACTACGAGAGCGGCATCCGCGCCGTCAAGCCCGAGCTGCTCGAGTCCATCTCCGCGGCGCTCGGCGTGTCCGTCAACGCCCTCAAGGACTATGGCGTCGAGACCGCGGGCGACCTCATGTCGCTGCTCGTGCGGCTCGAGGACTCGTTCGGCATCGTTCCCTCCGCCGACGGCACGGGCCTCTCCCTGAACCCCAAGGCTCCGCACGCGCCCAAAGCCGCGACGGCGATCGAGCTGTGGGCAGAGAAGCGCGCGCAGCTCGAGAACGGCGAGATCGACGCCGACGAATACGAGGACTGGAAAGCCTCGCTGTAG